One segment of Streptomyces sp. NBC_01463 DNA contains the following:
- a CDS encoding glycerol-3-phosphate dehydrogenase/oxidase has product MTTLQSVPALGTHPASGSLPSRAETREQLSKATYDLLVIGGGILGISTAWHAAQSGLRVALVDAGDFAGATSSASSKLLHGGLRYLQTGAVKLVAENHFERRAVSRQVAPHLANPLTFYLPVYKGGPHGAAKLGAGVFAYSALSAFGDGVGHVISPAKAQRDVPELRTDNLKAVAVYGDDQMNDARMALMTVRAAVEAGATVLNHAAVTGLRFTRGRVTGAELQDRTDGTEFGVTARLVLNATGPWVDHLRKMENPDAAPSIRLSKGAHLVLRRTRPWKAALATPIDKYRITFALPWEDMLLLGTTDEEYEGDPADVAVTEKDTAQILDEAAFSIRDQQLSRDLITYSFAGLRVLPGGPGDTSKAKRETVVTEGRGGMLSVAGGKWTTFRHIGRTVMNKLATLPGHPLGEDMEPVSRLPRKLPLPGIANPNAVAHRLLIDGGTPGPRMSADTARHLATHYGSLSFDIARLANESPALAERIHPDAPEIWAQVAYARDHEWAETADDVLRRRTTLTIRGLATDEIRAGVESVLGDRKS; this is encoded by the coding sequence ATGACCACCCTGCAGAGCGTCCCCGCCCTCGGGACGCATCCGGCCTCCGGCTCCCTTCCGAGCCGCGCCGAGACCCGGGAGCAGCTTTCCAAGGCGACGTACGACCTCCTGGTGATCGGCGGCGGAATCCTGGGCATCTCCACCGCCTGGCATGCCGCGCAGTCCGGACTGCGGGTGGCCCTGGTGGATGCCGGTGACTTCGCCGGCGCCACCTCCTCCGCCTCCTCCAAGCTGCTCCACGGCGGTCTGCGCTACCTGCAGACCGGCGCGGTGAAGCTGGTCGCGGAGAACCACTTCGAGCGGCGTGCGGTGTCCCGTCAGGTGGCCCCGCACCTGGCCAACCCGCTCACCTTCTACCTGCCGGTCTACAAGGGCGGGCCGCACGGCGCCGCCAAGCTCGGCGCGGGCGTGTTCGCGTACTCGGCGCTGTCCGCCTTCGGCGACGGCGTCGGCCATGTGATCAGCCCGGCGAAGGCACAGCGCGACGTGCCGGAGCTGCGTACGGACAACCTGAAGGCCGTCGCGGTCTACGGCGACGACCAGATGAACGACGCCCGGATGGCGCTGATGACGGTCCGTGCGGCCGTCGAGGCGGGGGCGACCGTCCTCAACCACGCGGCGGTGACCGGACTGCGGTTCACCCGGGGCAGGGTGACCGGCGCCGAGCTCCAGGACCGCACGGACGGCACGGAGTTCGGCGTCACCGCCCGGCTGGTGCTCAACGCCACCGGGCCGTGGGTCGACCACCTGCGGAAGATGGAGAACCCGGACGCGGCTCCGTCGATCCGGCTGTCCAAGGGCGCGCACCTGGTGCTCAGGCGCACCCGCCCCTGGAAGGCCGCGCTGGCCACACCGATCGACAAGTACCGCATCACGTTCGCCCTGCCGTGGGAGGACATGCTGCTGCTCGGCACGACGGACGAGGAGTACGAGGGCGATCCGGCGGATGTCGCGGTGACCGAGAAGGACACCGCGCAGATCCTGGACGAGGCGGCGTTCTCCATCCGGGACCAGCAGTTGTCGCGCGATCTGATCACGTACTCCTTCGCGGGGCTGCGGGTGCTGCCGGGCGGGCCCGGTGACACCTCGAAGGCGAAGCGCGAGACGGTGGTGACGGAGGGCCGCGGCGGGATGCTGTCGGTCGCGGGCGGCAAGTGGACGACGTTCCGCCACATCGGCCGCACGGTGATGAACAAGCTGGCCACGCTCCCCGGGCACCCGCTCGGCGAGGACATGGAGCCGGTCTCGCGGCTGCCGAGGAAGCTCCCGCTGCCCGGTATCGCCAACCCGAACGCGGTGGCGCACCGTCTGCTGATCGATGGCGGTACGCCGGGTCCGCGGATGTCGGCCGACACGGCACGGCACCTGGCCACGCACTACGGTTCGCTGTCGTTCGACATCGCGCGGCTGGCCAACGAGAGCCCCGCGCTCGCCGAGCGCATCCACCCCGACGCCCCGGAGATCTGGGCCCAGGTCGCCTACGCGCGCGACCACGAGTGGGCCGAGACCGCGGACGACGTGCTGCGCCGGCGGACCACGCTGACGATCCGGGGACTGGCCACGGACGAGATCCGGGCCGGTGTGGAGTCGGTGCTCGGCGACCGGAAGAGCTGA
- a CDS encoding ABC transporter permease produces MTGTVRPPAAEDIESALKGPVAGDRPLDRLKLIRWSDFSLVPVILVVMLVGFIVSPVFLTSQNLINVVQQSSELSLLVLAQAFILICGRMDLSLESTIGIAPVIALWLVLPGGGDRFAGLGVMPGWTAVPLCLLAGVVIGAFNGFLMLKLRVNGFIATLGMLMMLRGLHNGITEGKSIIDVPSSFSYLGKASWLGAPAAVWICLALFAVGGAVLAWTRHGRSLYAIGGNPEAARAAGIRVDRVTWIVLAVGGLLAAFAGILYTGHYGSVGATQGKDMIFDVMAAAVIGGIGLKGGRGTIFGALTGVLTLRLVVNVMTLAGVPGQWEKFLNGAIIIIALVASRYASREEQD; encoded by the coding sequence ATGACCGGCACGGTAAGGCCTCCGGCGGCCGAAGACATCGAGAGCGCGCTGAAGGGCCCGGTCGCGGGCGACCGCCCGCTGGACCGGCTGAAGCTGATCCGGTGGAGCGACTTCTCGCTGGTGCCGGTGATCCTGGTGGTGATGCTGGTCGGATTCATCGTCTCGCCGGTGTTCCTGACCTCCCAGAACCTGATCAACGTCGTCCAGCAGTCCTCCGAGCTCAGCCTGCTGGTGCTCGCCCAGGCCTTCATCCTGATCTGCGGACGGATGGACCTGTCGCTGGAGTCGACGATCGGTATCGCACCGGTCATCGCGCTGTGGCTGGTGCTGCCCGGCGGAGGCGACCGGTTCGCCGGTCTCGGGGTGATGCCGGGCTGGACAGCGGTCCCGCTCTGCCTGCTGGCGGGCGTGGTGATCGGCGCCTTCAACGGCTTCCTGATGCTGAAACTGCGCGTCAACGGGTTCATCGCGACGCTCGGCATGCTGATGATGCTGCGGGGTCTCCACAACGGCATCACCGAGGGCAAGTCGATCATCGACGTCCCGTCCTCCTTCAGCTACCTGGGCAAGGCCTCCTGGCTCGGCGCGCCGGCGGCCGTCTGGATCTGCCTGGCGCTGTTCGCCGTCGGCGGCGCGGTGCTGGCCTGGACGCGGCACGGGCGCTCGCTCTACGCGATCGGCGGCAACCCGGAGGCCGCCCGCGCCGCGGGTATCCGCGTCGACCGCGTCACCTGGATCGTCCTGGCGGTCGGCGGGCTGCTCGCCGCCTTCGCCGGCATCCTCTACACCGGCCACTACGGTTCGGTCGGGGCCACGCAGGGCAAGGACATGATCTTCGACGTCATGGCGGCCGCCGTGATCGGCGGGATCGGTCTGAAGGGGGGCCGCGGCACCATATTCGGCGCGCTCACCGGCGTACTCACCCTTCGGCTGGTCGTCAATGTGATGACCCTGGCCGGTGTTCCGGGCCAGTGGGAGAAGTTCCTCAACGGCGCCATCATCATCATCGCCCTGGTCGCCTCGCGCTATGCCAGCCGCGAGGAACAGGACTGA
- a CDS encoding IclR family transcriptional regulator: MEEYGAMAKNIQSLERAAAMLRLLAGGERRLGLSDIASSLGLAKGTAHGILRTLQHEGFVEQDAASGRYQLGAELLRLGNSYLDVHELRARALVWTDDLARSSGESAHLGVLHQQGVLIVHHVFRPDDSRQVLEVGAMQPLHSTALGKVLSAYDPVAHTEALEAERQAFTPRTVTDPEEFESMLDLIRARGWAADVEETWEGVAAVAAPIHDRRRMPVGAVAVTGAVERVCADGELRPDLVAAVRDCARAVSRDLGARRF, encoded by the coding sequence ATGGAGGAGTACGGCGCGATGGCCAAGAACATCCAGTCGCTGGAGCGGGCGGCCGCGATGCTGCGTCTGCTGGCGGGCGGCGAGCGGCGGCTGGGGCTGTCCGACATCGCCTCCTCCCTGGGCCTGGCCAAGGGCACCGCGCACGGCATCCTGCGCACGCTCCAGCACGAGGGCTTCGTCGAGCAGGACGCGGCGTCCGGCCGCTACCAGCTGGGGGCCGAGCTGCTGCGCCTGGGCAACAGCTATCTGGACGTGCACGAGCTGCGGGCCCGCGCCCTGGTCTGGACGGACGACCTGGCCCGGTCCAGCGGCGAGAGCGCCCACCTGGGCGTCCTGCACCAGCAGGGCGTGCTGATCGTCCACCACGTCTTCCGGCCGGACGACAGCCGGCAGGTCCTGGAGGTCGGGGCCATGCAGCCGCTGCACTCCACGGCCCTGGGCAAGGTGCTGTCCGCCTACGACCCGGTGGCCCACACGGAGGCCCTGGAGGCCGAGCGGCAGGCCTTCACGCCCCGCACCGTCACCGACCCGGAGGAGTTCGAGTCGATGCTCGACCTGATCCGCGCGCGCGGCTGGGCGGCCGACGTGGAGGAGACCTGGGAGGGCGTGGCCGCGGTGGCCGCCCCGATCCACGACCGGCGCCGGATGCCCGTGGGCGCCGTGGCCGTGACCGGAGCCGTGGAGCGGGTCTGCGCGGACGGCGAGCTGCGTCCGGACCTCGTGGCGGCGGTACGGGACTGCGCCCGCGCGGTCTCCCGGGATCTGGGCGCCAGGCGCTTCTGA
- a CDS encoding FadR family transcriptional regulator, which produces MAVTDEAIEKIKGMIVSGALRPGDRLPKESELAAELGLSRNSLREAVRALSLIRILDVRQGDGTYVTSLDPQLLLEALSFVVDFHRDDTVLEFLAVRRILEPAATAMAASRISEEQLDVLSAQLDALGERPSVEELVACDLEFHRGIVQSSGNSVLCSLLDGLSGPTTRARVWRGLTQEDAVSRTLHEHRAILSALRDGDAEAARAWATVHVASVEQWLRSTL; this is translated from the coding sequence ATGGCTGTCACTGACGAGGCCATCGAGAAGATCAAGGGAATGATCGTCTCGGGTGCGCTACGGCCCGGCGATCGTCTCCCCAAGGAGAGCGAACTCGCCGCGGAGCTCGGCCTGTCCCGCAACTCGCTGCGGGAAGCGGTGCGCGCCCTGTCGCTGATCCGCATTCTCGATGTGCGCCAGGGCGACGGCACGTATGTCACGAGCCTCGATCCGCAGCTGCTGCTGGAGGCGCTCAGCTTCGTCGTGGACTTCCACCGCGACGACACGGTGCTGGAGTTCCTGGCGGTCCGCCGGATCCTGGAGCCGGCCGCGACGGCGATGGCGGCGAGCCGGATCAGCGAGGAGCAGCTGGACGTGCTCAGCGCCCAGCTGGACGCGCTGGGCGAGCGCCCGTCGGTCGAGGAACTGGTCGCCTGCGACCTGGAGTTCCACCGCGGGATCGTCCAGTCCTCCGGCAATTCGGTGCTCTGCTCGCTGCTCGACGGGCTGTCGGGCCCGACGACCCGGGCCCGGGTCTGGCGCGGTCTGACGCAGGAGGACGCGGTGAGCCGCACCCTCCATGAGCACCGGGCGATCCTCTCGGCGCTGCGGGACGGCGACGCGGAGGCCGCGCGGGCGTGGGCGACGGTGCATGTGGCCAGCGTGGAGCAGTGGCTGCGCTCGACGCTCTAG
- the glpK gene encoding glycerol kinase GlpK, translating to MTDAHTTGTHGTGPFIAAIDQGTTSSRCIVFDKDGRIVSVDQKEHEQIFPKPGWVEHDATEIWENVQEVVAGAIVKAGITAADVKAIGITNQRETTLLWDKHTGEPVHNALVWQDTRTDALCKELGRNVGQDRFRRETGLPLASYFAGPKVRWLLDNVEGLRERAERGDILFGTMDSWVIWNLTGGTDGGVHVTDVTNASRTLLMNLHRMEWDDKILSSIGIPAAVLPEIRSSAEVYGHAKGGVLDGVPVASALGDQQAALFGQTCFAEGEAKSTYGTGTFMLLNTGETPVNSYNGLLTTVGYQIGDQKPVYALEGSIAVTGSLVQWMRDQMGLIQSAAEIETLASSVEDNGGAYFVPAFSGLFAPYWRPDARGVIAGLTRYVTKAHIARAVLEATAWQTREISDAMTKDSGVELTALKVDGGMTSNNLLMQTLADFLDAPVVRPMVAETTCLGAAYAAGLAVGFWPDTDALRANWRRAAEWTPRMDADTRDREYKSWLKAVERTMGWLEDEE from the coding sequence GTGACCGACGCACACACCACCGGCACCCACGGCACCGGGCCGTTCATCGCCGCCATCGACCAGGGCACCACGTCCAGCCGCTGCATCGTCTTCGACAAGGACGGCCGGATCGTCTCCGTCGACCAGAAGGAGCACGAACAGATCTTCCCGAAGCCGGGCTGGGTCGAGCACGACGCGACCGAGATCTGGGAGAACGTGCAGGAGGTCGTGGCGGGCGCCATCGTCAAGGCCGGCATCACCGCCGCCGACGTGAAGGCGATCGGCATCACCAACCAGCGCGAGACCACGCTGCTCTGGGACAAGCACACCGGTGAGCCCGTCCACAACGCCCTCGTCTGGCAGGACACCCGCACCGACGCGCTCTGCAAGGAGCTCGGCCGCAACGTCGGCCAGGACCGCTTCCGCCGCGAGACCGGCCTGCCGCTCGCCTCGTACTTCGCCGGGCCCAAGGTCCGCTGGCTGCTCGACAACGTCGAGGGGCTGCGCGAGCGTGCCGAGCGCGGCGACATCCTCTTCGGCACCATGGACTCCTGGGTCATCTGGAACCTGACCGGCGGGACCGACGGCGGGGTGCACGTCACCGACGTCACCAACGCCTCGCGCACCCTGCTGATGAACCTGCACCGCATGGAGTGGGACGACAAGATCCTCTCCTCCATCGGCATTCCGGCCGCGGTGCTGCCCGAGATCCGTTCCTCCGCCGAGGTGTACGGCCACGCCAAGGGCGGCGTGCTCGACGGCGTGCCGGTCGCCTCCGCGCTCGGTGACCAGCAGGCCGCGCTGTTCGGCCAGACGTGTTTCGCCGAGGGCGAGGCCAAGTCGACGTACGGCACCGGCACCTTCATGCTGCTGAACACCGGCGAGACGCCCGTCAACTCCTACAACGGGCTGCTGACCACGGTCGGCTACCAGATCGGCGACCAGAAGCCGGTCTACGCCCTGGAGGGGTCGATCGCCGTCACCGGTTCGCTGGTGCAGTGGATGCGCGACCAGATGGGCCTGATCCAGTCCGCGGCCGAGATCGAGACCCTGGCCTCCTCGGTCGAGGACAACGGCGGCGCGTACTTCGTGCCGGCCTTCTCCGGCCTGTTCGCCCCGTACTGGCGGCCGGACGCCCGCGGCGTCATCGCCGGTCTCACCCGCTACGTCACCAAGGCGCACATCGCCCGTGCCGTGCTGGAGGCCACCGCCTGGCAGACCCGCGAGATCAGCGACGCCATGACGAAGGACTCCGGCGTCGAGCTGACCGCGCTCAAGGTCGACGGCGGCATGACCTCCAACAACCTGCTGATGCAGACCCTCGCCGACTTCCTGGACGCACCCGTGGTGCGGCCCATGGTCGCCGAGACCACCTGCCTCGGCGCCGCCTACGCCGCCGGCCTCGCCGTCGGCTTCTGGCCGGACACCGACGCGCTGCGCGCCAACTGGCGCCGGGCCGCCGAGTGGACCCCCCGCATGGACGCGGACACCCGCGACCGTGAGTACAAGAGCTGGCTCAAGGCCGTGGAACGCACCATGGGCTGGCTCGAGGACGAGGAGTAG
- a CDS encoding aquaporin family protein: MSSSDIFIGETIGTAVLILLGGGVCAAVTLKHSKAQNAGWLAVTFGWGFAVLTGAYLAGGVSGAQLNPAVTIGLAIEGGTKWSDVPLYLGSQLLGAIIGAVLVWLTYYGQFRAHLTDPEVLKAHTGEEGMVDKAAAPAAGPVLGVFSTGPEIRNAVQNVVTEIIATVVLVLAILTQGLNNEGNGLGTLGALITALVVVSIGLSLGGPTGYAINPVRDLGPRIVHALLPLPNKGGSDWGYAWIPVVGPLIGGAIAGGLYNVAFA, encoded by the coding sequence GTGTCCAGCTCCGACATCTTCATCGGCGAGACCATCGGTACCGCCGTACTCATCCTGCTCGGCGGCGGTGTCTGTGCCGCCGTGACGCTCAAGCACTCCAAGGCGCAGAACGCCGGCTGGCTCGCCGTCACCTTCGGGTGGGGGTTCGCGGTCCTGACCGGCGCCTATCTGGCCGGCGGCGTGTCCGGCGCGCAGCTCAACCCTGCCGTCACCATCGGTCTGGCGATCGAGGGCGGCACCAAGTGGAGCGACGTACCGCTGTACCTCGGCTCCCAGCTCCTCGGCGCGATCATCGGCGCGGTGCTGGTCTGGCTGACCTACTACGGGCAGTTCCGCGCCCATCTCACCGACCCGGAGGTCCTCAAGGCCCATACGGGTGAAGAGGGCATGGTCGACAAGGCCGCGGCCCCCGCGGCCGGACCGGTCCTCGGCGTGTTCTCCACCGGCCCCGAGATCCGCAACGCCGTGCAGAACGTCGTCACCGAGATCATCGCCACCGTCGTGCTGGTCCTGGCGATCCTCACCCAGGGCCTCAACAACGAGGGCAACGGCCTCGGCACGCTCGGCGCCCTGATCACCGCACTGGTGGTCGTCTCGATCGGTCTCTCGCTCGGCGGCCCGACGGGCTACGCGATCAACCCGGTTCGCGACCTCGGTCCGCGTATCGTGCACGCGCTGCTTCCGCTGCCGAACAAGGGCGGATCCGACTGGGGCTACGCGTGGATCCCGGTCGTCGGACCGCTCATCGGCGGCGCGATCGCCGGCGGGCTCTACAACGTCGCCTTCGCCTGA